From Dietzia sp. ANT_WB102, a single genomic window includes:
- a CDS encoding Ig-like domain-containing protein: MSRRSRFIATLLAAAGLAVVGPSPAVSAQSLIGSTGSTGSVGALGLESAPLPTPAIPGLSGVLTIPVPAPTRPQAEAEVSSVYPTHGETVGVAQPVMIRFDQPITDHARAEAAVGIRTAPPVGGKFYWISDTELRWRPHEFWPAGTSVTVWAGGRETAFRTGDAVVSTYDDNTHTVTVTRNGQVVRTMRASAGRDAYATHNGIYYNGWRAREVRMDSSTWGLSRTDGGYDTTVENGVRLSYDGIFIHSAPWSVADQGVRNVSHGCLNLNPEDAAWYFDNTRNGDPFIVMNGPGRQLGAFDGQGDWNY; encoded by the coding sequence ATGTCGCGCCGTAGTCGGTTCATCGCAACGCTTCTGGCCGCGGCCGGCCTCGCCGTCGTCGGCCCATCCCCAGCCGTCTCCGCGCAGTCCCTCATTGGCTCCACCGGCTCCACCGGATCGGTCGGCGCGCTCGGCCTGGAGTCAGCCCCGCTCCCGACGCCCGCGATCCCGGGACTGTCCGGGGTCCTCACCATCCCCGTCCCCGCCCCGACGCGACCGCAGGCCGAGGCCGAGGTGTCCTCGGTCTACCCCACCCACGGCGAAACGGTGGGTGTCGCGCAACCGGTGATGATCCGGTTCGACCAGCCCATCACCGATCACGCCCGCGCCGAGGCCGCGGTGGGGATCCGGACCGCGCCCCCGGTCGGCGGCAAGTTCTACTGGATCAGCGACACGGAACTGCGGTGGCGGCCCCACGAGTTCTGGCCCGCGGGCACCTCCGTCACCGTGTGGGCCGGCGGACGCGAGACCGCCTTCCGCACCGGCGACGCGGTCGTGTCCACCTACGATGACAACACCCACACCGTCACCGTGACCCGCAACGGGCAGGTCGTGCGCACGATGAGGGCCTCCGCGGGCCGCGACGCCTACGCCACCCACAACGGCATCTACTACAACGGCTGGCGCGCCCGCGAGGTACGCATGGACTCGTCGACCTGGGGCTTGTCCAGGACCGACGGCGGGTACGACACGACCGTCGAGAACGGCGTGCGGTTGAGCTACGACGGCATCTTCATCCATTCCGCGCCCTGGTCGGTGGCCGACCAGGGCGTCCGGAACGTCTCCCACGGCTGCCTCAACCTCAACCCCGAGGACGCTGCCTGGTACTTCGACAACACCCGCAACGGCGACCCGTTCATCGTGATGAACGGCCCCGGCCGGCAGCTCGGGGCCTTCGACGGCCAGGGCGACTGGAACTACTGA
- a CDS encoding TetR family transcriptional regulator produces MGAGYRRRDLRKAISAAAVDLVIERGLDAVTVDEIAKAASVSRRTFFNYFPSKAAACIPDTPPAGRDAVEEFLTDRSVSTMTALARLMWHQVSTARRQSPSFDRFHDMWRLEQGVRVQVHEILAMTEKELAYLVARREGRAPDSVEAATVAAASIAILRVAVERWRTDEPGSLLEYRIKESFDAIRASVSEPADGA; encoded by the coding sequence ATGGGCGCGGGCTACCGCCGACGGGACCTGCGCAAGGCCATCTCCGCAGCCGCCGTCGACCTGGTCATCGAGCGCGGACTCGACGCGGTGACGGTCGACGAGATCGCCAAGGCTGCCAGCGTGTCGAGGCGGACGTTCTTCAACTATTTCCCGTCCAAGGCCGCCGCCTGCATCCCGGACACGCCCCCGGCCGGGCGCGACGCCGTGGAGGAGTTCCTCACCGACCGCAGTGTCTCGACGATGACCGCCCTGGCGCGGCTCATGTGGCACCAGGTCTCCACTGCGCGTCGACAAAGCCCCTCCTTCGACCGCTTTCACGACATGTGGCGCCTGGAGCAGGGCGTCCGGGTCCAGGTCCACGAAATCCTCGCGATGACCGAGAAGGAACTCGCGTACCTGGTGGCCCGCCGTGAGGGCCGGGCACCCGATTCCGTGGAGGCCGCCACGGTTGCGGCAGCCTCCATCGCGATCCTGCGGGTCGCCGTGGAGCGGTGGCGCACCGACGAACCCGGTTCATTGCTGGAGTACCGCATCAAGGAGTCGTTCGACGCGATCCGGGCCTCGGTGTCCGAACCGGCCGACGGGGCCTGA
- a CDS encoding DUF2020 domain-containing protein — protein sequence MRRSVSPVLATVSAVLVGALAGCGGASEPAAEMGTIRTAPPEATEPELPRVDPVADAECPYLSAEEVSRLNGVPATDVRIDDGVDPAACFFYDAEGAVQLTTTVYSVASAERAAELVEESAPAGESDPSEAEGGWSGGRTGGPGGSLLVLARGAQVLAVQSTQEDSVTVQQIAELVGPRVAD from the coding sequence ATGCGTAGATCCGTCTCCCCAGTTCTCGCCACGGTGTCCGCGGTCCTGGTCGGTGCGCTCGCCGGTTGCGGCGGAGCCTCCGAGCCCGCGGCGGAGATGGGCACCATCAGAACCGCCCCGCCCGAGGCCACAGAGCCCGAACTGCCGCGGGTCGATCCGGTAGCGGATGCCGAGTGCCCGTATCTGTCCGCCGAGGAAGTGTCGCGACTGAACGGTGTGCCCGCCACCGACGTGCGGATCGACGACGGCGTGGACCCTGCGGCCTGCTTCTTCTACGACGCCGAGGGGGCCGTGCAGCTCACGACCACCGTGTATTCGGTCGCCTCCGCGGAGCGAGCGGCGGAGTTGGTGGAGGAGTCGGCGCCCGCGGGTGAGTCCGATCCCTCGGAAGCGGAGGGCGGCTGGAGTGGCGGCCGCACTGGAGGCCCGGGCGGTTCCCTACTGGTGCTGGCCCGCGGCGCGCAGGTGTTGGCTGTGCAGTCCACGCAGGAGGATTCGGTCACCGTTCAGCAGATTGCCGAGCTCGTCGGGCCCCGGGTCGCGGACTGA
- a CDS encoding TetR/AcrR family transcriptional regulator: MTSTRSTKPGPRERLLATATRLFSSDGIRAVGIDRILREAGVAKASLYNTYGSKDELVVAYLRSVGQRDRELWRRRADLAPDSRGRILALFDIVREQVEPAMPGSCHLAAAIEFPSPTTDGERAIRAAVADQRQWVAETLHSELAGMGLQDPENISDLADRLALLHDGSVTAAMLGEVRTTAMTARSMAELILGMITDPT, translated from the coding sequence GTGACGAGCACACGGTCGACCAAGCCCGGGCCGCGGGAGCGGCTTCTGGCGACGGCGACCCGTCTGTTCTCCTCCGACGGGATCCGGGCGGTGGGCATCGACCGGATTCTGCGGGAGGCCGGGGTGGCCAAGGCCAGCCTTTACAACACCTACGGCTCCAAGGACGAACTCGTCGTGGCCTATCTGCGCTCGGTGGGCCAGCGGGACCGCGAACTGTGGCGCCGCCGCGCAGACCTCGCCCCGGACTCACGGGGGCGCATCCTCGCACTCTTCGACATCGTCCGCGAGCAGGTCGAGCCTGCAATGCCCGGTTCGTGCCACCTGGCGGCGGCGATCGAATTCCCCAGCCCGACGACAGACGGCGAACGCGCCATCCGCGCCGCCGTGGCCGATCAACGGCAGTGGGTCGCCGAGACGCTGCACTCCGAGCTCGCCGGGATGGGCTTGCAGGACCCAGAGAACATCTCCGACCTGGCCGACCGGCTGGCGCTCCTCCACGACGGCTCGGTCACGGCCGCGATGCTCGGCGAGGTCCGGACCACAGCGATGACCGCCCGCAGCATGGCCGAGCTCATCCTGGGGATGATCACCGACCCGACGTGA
- a CDS encoding antitoxin: MGLFDKAKDLARKNPDKVESALDKVGDAFDKHTGGKHAKHTDTAQQKAGEFLTGRTADAPGAPDAPGGTPGPATTPHDGPSTEGRPPA, from the coding sequence ATGGGACTGTTCGACAAGGCCAAGGACCTCGCACGCAAGAATCCGGACAAGGTGGAGTCGGCTCTGGACAAGGTTGGCGACGCGTTCGACAAGCACACCGGCGGTAAGCACGCCAAGCACACAGACACCGCCCAGCAGAAGGCCGGCGAGTTCCTCACCGGCCGCACCGCGGACGCGCCCGGCGCGCCTGATGCCCCGGGCGGCACCCCCGGCCCGGCCACCACCCCGCACGATGGTCCGTCCACCGAGGGCCGGCCACCGGCCTGA
- a CDS encoding GlsB/YeaQ/YmgE family stress response membrane protein, protein MLWSIISWIIVGGLAGWIASMIMGKNAQMGAVANILSGIIGAFVVGLIVSLITGGGGMPEAFSIWGFVAAIIGACLLIFIVSAVRGRGRTRV, encoded by the coding sequence ATGCTGTGGAGCATCATCTCCTGGATCATCGTTGGTGGCCTGGCTGGCTGGATCGCCTCTATGATCATGGGCAAGAACGCGCAGATGGGCGCGGTCGCCAATATCCTGTCAGGTATCATCGGCGCCTTCGTCGTGGGCCTCATCGTCTCGCTGATCACCGGAGGCGGTGGCATGCCGGAGGCCTTCTCCATCTGGGGCTTCGTCGCGGCCATCATCGGCGCGTGCCTGCTCATCTTCATCGTCTCTGCCGTGCGTGGGCGCGGACGCACCAGGGTCTGA
- a CDS encoding GNAT family N-acetyltransferase — protein sequence MSASENVRVRRDAAAGRFEILVDEVVAGYTDYSDGTDGVREFPHTVVASEFGGRGLAGKLVGEALQVTKDEGLRVRPSCSFVAGYIDKHPGSAEVA from the coding sequence ATGAGCGCTTCGGAGAACGTTCGGGTCCGGCGCGATGCCGCGGCCGGGCGTTTCGAGATCCTCGTGGACGAGGTCGTGGCGGGCTACACCGATTACTCCGACGGCACCGATGGTGTTCGGGAGTTCCCCCACACAGTGGTCGCCTCCGAGTTCGGCGGGCGAGGACTCGCCGGGAAACTGGTCGGCGAGGCACTACAGGTGACGAAGGACGAGGGCCTGCGCGTTCGCCCGTCGTGCTCGTTCGTCGCGGGATACATCGACAAACACCCCGGCTCCGCCGAGGTCGCCTGA
- a CDS encoding universal stress protein, translated as MASLENTVVVGVDGSAAALGAVVYAATTASARRIPLLLVTSYTMPAAMFAEGMIPPQSVYDELERECHPIIEKARETAAKVAPGIEVSHAIVEGNPAQVLIDYSRKAKLIVLGSRGLGGIKGMVLGSVSASVASHAFCPVVVTREDTDDPARTGPVVVGIDGSEISAKATEWAFAEASARATPLIAVHTWMDPQVQAAAAGISLTDEDWKQLEQQQLQTLSERLAGFSARYPDVEVQRVVTRDRAVRALVEQSENAQLVVVGSHGRGGFVGMVLGSTSRALLQAAPCPVMVVRPESHS; from the coding sequence ATGGCTTCTTTAGAGAACACTGTCGTCGTCGGTGTAGATGGCTCCGCTGCTGCCCTCGGCGCGGTGGTGTACGCCGCCACCACCGCCTCCGCCCGGCGCATCCCGCTACTGCTCGTGACCAGTTACACGATGCCGGCCGCGATGTTCGCCGAGGGGATGATCCCGCCTCAGTCCGTCTACGACGAGCTCGAGCGCGAGTGTCATCCCATCATCGAGAAGGCCAGGGAGACTGCGGCCAAGGTCGCGCCTGGCATCGAGGTGTCGCACGCGATCGTGGAGGGCAACCCCGCGCAGGTACTCATCGACTACTCCCGCAAGGCCAAACTCATCGTCCTGGGCTCCCGCGGTCTGGGTGGCATCAAGGGCATGGTGCTCGGTTCGGTCTCGGCCTCGGTCGCCAGTCACGCGTTCTGCCCAGTCGTGGTGACCCGCGAGGACACGGACGACCCTGCACGGACCGGTCCGGTAGTGGTGGGCATCGACGGGTCGGAGATCAGCGCCAAGGCCACCGAATGGGCGTTCGCCGAGGCCTCCGCCCGCGCCACCCCCCTCATCGCCGTACACACCTGGATGGATCCGCAGGTCCAGGCTGCGGCAGCGGGGATCTCCCTCACCGATGAGGACTGGAAACAGCTCGAGCAGCAGCAGCTCCAGACGCTGTCGGAACGGTTGGCGGGGTTCTCCGCCCGCTACCCCGATGTCGAGGTGCAGAGAGTCGTGACCCGCGACCGCGCGGTCAGGGCACTGGTCGAGCAGTCGGAGAACGCCCAGCTCGTCGTCGTTGGTTCCCACGGGCGGGGCGGATTCGTGGGCATGGTCCTCGGTTCCACCTCCCGCGCACTCCTGCAGGCGGCGCCGTGCCCGGTGATGGTCGTCCGTCCGGAATCGCACTCATGA
- a CDS encoding pseudouridine synthase: protein MSSSRRRGRPLPLRDGVDPVRIRLADPGQGPRSIVEELRRRFPDRLTELSAALEAGQVVTADGAPVTPATRRHRGMDVWMYRTPEPEIPVPFEIEVLHCDDRLVVVDKPHFLATTPRAGHVTETALVRLRRDLALDDLAPAHRLDRLTAGVLVFTVDPSHRGAYQELFAARRVTKTYLAVAAAPDGTPDVQERSSRIVKTRGTLQAAEVDGEPDAHTRITLLDTRGTGASRIGLYRLEPTTGRTHQLRVHMNALGTPILDDDLYPRVLDVTPGDYSAPLQLLASSIAFTDPVSGEERRFTTRRTLDAWPGANDL from the coding sequence ATGTCCAGTTCCAGACGTCGCGGGCGGCCACTGCCACTGCGGGACGGGGTCGACCCGGTCCGGATCCGGCTGGCCGACCCCGGGCAGGGGCCCCGCAGCATCGTCGAGGAGCTGCGCCGACGGTTCCCCGACCGGCTCACGGAACTCTCCGCGGCCCTCGAGGCCGGGCAGGTCGTCACCGCCGACGGGGCGCCGGTGACCCCAGCGACCCGGCGGCACCGGGGCATGGACGTGTGGATGTACCGGACGCCCGAGCCCGAGATCCCTGTCCCGTTCGAGATCGAGGTCCTGCACTGCGACGACCGCCTCGTCGTCGTCGACAAGCCCCACTTCCTCGCCACCACCCCCCGCGCGGGCCACGTCACCGAGACCGCGCTCGTCCGGCTCCGGCGCGACCTCGCGCTGGACGACCTGGCGCCCGCCCACCGCCTCGACCGGCTCACCGCCGGGGTCCTGGTGTTCACCGTCGACCCCTCACACCGCGGCGCCTACCAGGAACTCTTCGCCGCCCGCCGGGTCACCAAGACCTACCTGGCGGTCGCCGCCGCCCCCGACGGGACCCCCGACGTCCAGGAGCGTTCCAGCCGCATCGTCAAGACCCGCGGCACCCTCCAGGCGGCCGAGGTCGACGGCGAGCCCGACGCCCACACCCGGATCACACTCCTGGACACCCGCGGTACCGGGGCTTCGCGGATCGGGCTCTACCGGCTCGAACCCACCACCGGCCGCACCCACCAACTGCGCGTGCACATGAACGCACTCGGAACCCCGATCCTCGACGACGACCTCTACCCCCGCGTGCTCGACGTGACCCCCGGCGACTACTCGGCCCCCCTGCAGTTGCTGGCCTCGTCGATCGCCTTCACCGACCCCGTTTCCGGCGAGGAACGCCGCTTCACGACCCGGCGGACCCTCGACGCCTGGCCCGGTGCGAACGATCTGTGA
- a CDS encoding ABC transporter ATP-binding protein yields MTTQAETHQHAGAPDSAAAVATDLVMTYGEGETEVRALDHVSATFERGRFTAIMGPSGSGKSTLMHCMAGLDRPTSGSVRIGDTEIVGLADKELTALRRDRIGFVFQSFNLVPTLTAEENITLPQDIAGHPIDRAWFDEVIGRLGIGDRLSHRPSELSGGQQQRVACARALVGRPDILFGDEPTGNLDSTSSAEVLSILRSAADDFGQTVVIVTHDPRAATYADRVLLLADGRVVRELERPTADEILSAMGALEER; encoded by the coding sequence ATGACCACCCAGGCCGAGACCCACCAGCACGCCGGCGCGCCGGACTCCGCAGCCGCCGTCGCCACCGACCTCGTCATGACTTACGGGGAGGGTGAGACCGAGGTCCGCGCCCTCGACCACGTCAGCGCGACCTTCGAACGCGGGCGGTTCACCGCGATCATGGGCCCCTCCGGCTCGGGCAAGTCGACACTCATGCACTGCATGGCCGGCCTGGACCGGCCGACCTCCGGCTCGGTGCGCATCGGCGACACCGAGATCGTGGGGCTGGCGGACAAAGAACTCACCGCCCTGCGGCGCGACCGGATCGGCTTCGTGTTCCAGTCCTTCAATCTCGTCCCGACCCTGACGGCCGAGGAGAACATCACCCTGCCCCAGGACATCGCCGGTCACCCCATCGACCGCGCGTGGTTCGACGAGGTCATCGGCAGGCTGGGGATCGGTGACAGGCTCTCGCACCGCCCGTCCGAGCTGTCCGGCGGGCAACAGCAGCGCGTCGCGTGCGCCCGCGCGCTGGTCGGTCGACCCGACATCCTGTTCGGAGATGAGCCCACCGGCAACCTCGACTCCACCTCGTCCGCCGAGGTGCTGTCCATCCTGCGCAGCGCCGCGGACGACTTCGGGCAGACCGTGGTCATCGTCACCCATGACCCGCGCGCCGCCACCTACGCCGATCGCGTGCTGCTGCTCGCCGACGGCCGGGTCGTCCGCGAGCTCGAGCGCCCCACAGCCGACGAGATCCTGTCCGCCATGGGCGCCCTCGAGGAGCGATGA
- a CDS encoding FtsX-like permease family protein produces the protein MAPRHASAPRHTRPMLRVSLRNIAANKLRLVLSVLAVVLGTAFVTGSLVFTSTLKSTFDGLLNQDTEDLAAMIEPEDPRGAGVPFGVAEQVLALPGVEAATPGISGTVVLFNADGTPYQSGGAPSEGLAWVDPERSVGNSDWITDGRAPVADNEVVLPETVLAKSGLSIGGTAEVYTPGQGMLEVTVVGAYSSETDVGGYVGVAFSSDRARALFTDGENASKISVRAAPGVSQEEVRDAIAAEFPQYSVSTGDEVKERLSGQLSTVLDFVNYFFVAFGLIALLVGTFIIYNTFSMLVAQRLRELALLRAIGASRGQLTRSVMAEAAVTGLVGSAIGVVAGFGLAQLIFVVLDAFDLGIPSGALALTPMSIITPLVLGFVVTVFSAWAPARRAGRVAPVQGMRVGSVSTEAGGGWRTSVGLFAVVSGLMLALIGTWQDTTRDGAITVGVGAAALIIGSFLVMPALAKPIAGGIGRVIGAPFGAVGKLAATNAGRNTRRTAATAFALTLGLTLVAAFGTLGATTKESISGVINQDINADVVVQGVASQGPPTPLPGGIEKQIAGLDEVGNVAWLAFAFGQLAGEPQAVTAAGGPVDEMIDATVIDGSIDPGPDSLVVSRTVARDRGWSMGAAVPLIGPDGSESTLRVTGVYEDSQVLGPFFTGMDVYERLVPENLRSTFTVLVSAADGVSQDEVLAAVTDDLVGIPIATVQSKQQYIDTQTGGIDQLLTIIYALLGLALVIAVLGIVNTLALSVIERRTEIGMLRAVGMQRSQVRRTINLESTQIAVFGALVGAAVGVYLGWAFVTVLADSGLTETTIPWGSIGVVLASSAVVGVLASLWPAHRAAKTGPLEAISD, from the coding sequence ATGGCGCCCAGGCACGCCTCCGCCCCTCGCCACACGCGGCCGATGCTGCGGGTCTCTTTGCGCAACATCGCCGCGAACAAGCTCCGCCTAGTGCTGTCGGTACTGGCCGTGGTGCTGGGCACCGCGTTCGTCACCGGCTCGCTCGTGTTCACCTCCACCCTGAAAAGCACGTTCGACGGGCTGCTCAACCAGGACACCGAGGACCTCGCCGCGATGATCGAACCCGAGGACCCGCGCGGGGCCGGGGTGCCGTTCGGGGTGGCCGAACAAGTACTTGCGCTGCCGGGCGTCGAGGCGGCCACTCCGGGCATCTCCGGCACCGTGGTGTTGTTCAACGCAGACGGCACGCCGTACCAGTCCGGCGGGGCCCCGTCGGAGGGCCTGGCCTGGGTCGATCCCGAGCGCTCGGTCGGCAACAGCGACTGGATCACCGACGGTCGCGCCCCTGTCGCCGACAACGAGGTCGTCCTGCCCGAAACCGTGCTCGCCAAGTCCGGACTGTCCATCGGAGGCACCGCCGAGGTCTACACCCCCGGGCAGGGCATGCTCGAGGTCACCGTCGTCGGCGCCTACTCCAGTGAGACCGACGTCGGTGGATACGTGGGCGTCGCGTTCTCCTCCGACCGCGCCCGGGCCCTGTTCACCGACGGCGAGAACGCCTCCAAGATCTCCGTTCGCGCCGCACCGGGCGTGAGCCAGGAAGAGGTTCGCGACGCTATCGCGGCCGAATTTCCCCAGTACAGCGTCAGCACCGGCGACGAGGTCAAGGAACGGCTATCCGGGCAGTTGTCGACCGTCCTCGACTTCGTCAACTACTTCTTCGTCGCGTTCGGCCTGATCGCCCTGCTGGTCGGCACGTTCATCATCTACAACACCTTCTCCATGCTCGTCGCCCAGCGGCTGCGGGAACTCGCACTGCTGCGAGCGATCGGGGCGTCCCGCGGGCAGCTCACCCGCTCGGTGATGGCCGAGGCCGCCGTCACCGGGCTCGTCGGCTCCGCCATCGGCGTGGTGGCGGGCTTCGGCCTGGCCCAGCTGATCTTCGTGGTGCTCGACGCATTCGACCTGGGCATCCCGTCCGGGGCCCTCGCGCTCACGCCGATGTCGATCATCACCCCGCTCGTGCTGGGCTTCGTCGTCACCGTCTTCTCCGCCTGGGCGCCCGCCCGGCGCGCCGGACGTGTCGCCCCGGTCCAGGGCATGCGCGTCGGCTCGGTGTCCACCGAGGCCGGTGGCGGCTGGCGCACCTCGGTCGGGCTCTTCGCCGTGGTGAGCGGCCTCATGCTGGCGCTGATCGGCACGTGGCAAGACACCACCCGGGACGGCGCGATCACCGTCGGAGTTGGCGCTGCCGCGCTGATCATCGGCAGTTTCCTGGTGATGCCCGCGCTGGCCAAACCCATCGCCGGCGGCATCGGAAGGGTGATCGGCGCACCGTTCGGTGCGGTAGGCAAACTCGCCGCCACCAATGCCGGGCGCAACACCCGCCGGACTGCCGCGACCGCCTTCGCACTGACACTCGGACTGACCCTGGTGGCGGCGTTCGGCACCCTCGGTGCCACCACCAAGGAGAGCATCAGCGGCGTCATAAACCAGGACATTAACGCCGACGTCGTGGTCCAGGGCGTTGCCTCCCAGGGGCCGCCTACCCCGCTGCCCGGCGGAATCGAGAAGCAGATCGCGGGCCTCGATGAGGTCGGAAACGTGGCCTGGCTGGCGTTCGCGTTCGGCCAGCTCGCCGGGGAACCACAGGCAGTGACCGCCGCGGGCGGCCCCGTCGACGAGATGATCGACGCCACCGTGATCGACGGCTCGATCGACCCGGGTCCCGACTCGCTCGTCGTATCCCGGACGGTAGCCAGAGACCGCGGCTGGTCGATGGGCGCGGCCGTCCCGCTCATCGGACCCGACGGCAGCGAGAGCACCCTGCGGGTCACCGGGGTCTATGAGGACTCCCAGGTCCTCGGGCCGTTCTTTACCGGGATGGACGTCTACGAGCGCCTGGTGCCGGAGAACCTCCGGTCGACCTTCACGGTGCTCGTCTCGGCGGCCGATGGAGTCAGCCAGGATGAGGTCCTCGCGGCGGTGACCGACGACCTCGTCGGAATCCCCATCGCCACGGTGCAGAGCAAGCAGCAGTACATCGACACCCAGACCGGCGGCATCGACCAGTTGCTGACGATCATCTACGCGCTGCTCGGGTTGGCCCTCGTGATCGCGGTACTTGGCATCGTCAACACCCTCGCCCTGTCGGTGATCGAACGTCGTACCGAGATTGGCATGCTCCGCGCGGTGGGTATGCAACGCTCGCAGGTCCGCCGCACGATCAACCTCGAGTCCACGCAGATCGCCGTGTTCGGCGCGTTGGTCGGCGCAGCCGTGGGCGTCTACCTGGGCTGGGCGTTTGTCACGGTGCTCGCCGACAGCGGTCTGACCGAGACGACGATCCCATGGGGCAGCATCGGTGTGGTGCTGGCGTCGTCGGCCGTCGTCGGGGTGCTCGCGTCGCTGTGGCCCGCGCACCGGGCCGCCAAGACCGGCCCGCTCGAGGCGATCTCGGACTAG
- a CDS encoding TetR/AcrR family transcriptional regulator: MEDRRMLIADSAIEVVARDGVRALTHRAVDSEAGLPSGSTSYYCRTRAQLLALTVDRLTSLLRGFVEVSGIQELASSDADDVLAMLTRMVDGLLADYRGELAARSALIVELAGKADTTDLVAALLDPSDLVGALDAAGLRDPATAAVDLLTVYEGLLWERTVGRLADTEIDEKHDADMLGAVLARHEHRGPRNLFGRRR, from the coding sequence ATGGAGGACCGGCGCATGCTCATCGCCGATTCCGCGATCGAGGTCGTGGCGAGGGACGGTGTCCGCGCGCTAACCCACCGCGCCGTGGATTCGGAGGCTGGCCTGCCCTCGGGCTCCACCTCCTACTACTGCCGTACCCGCGCGCAGCTCCTGGCACTCACCGTCGATCGACTCACGTCGCTGCTGCGGGGGTTCGTCGAGGTCTCGGGAATCCAGGAACTGGCGTCCTCCGACGCCGACGACGTGCTGGCGATGCTCACGCGCATGGTCGACGGGCTGCTGGCCGACTACCGCGGCGAGCTGGCCGCCAGGTCGGCGTTGATCGTCGAACTCGCCGGCAAAGCGGACACCACAGACCTCGTCGCCGCCCTGCTCGACCCGAGCGACCTCGTCGGCGCGCTCGACGCCGCCGGGCTACGGGACCCGGCGACCGCCGCTGTCGACCTGTTGACCGTGTACGAGGGCCTGCTGTGGGAACGCACGGTCGGCCGCCTCGCCGACACCGAAATTGACGAGAAGCACGACGCCGACATGCTGGGAGCGGTGCTCGCCCGACACGAACACCGCGGACCCCGCAACCTCTTCGGCCGGCGCCGCTAG
- a CDS encoding acyl-CoA desaturase, producing the protein MAITDIPEFAHLTEDDIEALGTELEQIRQDIIGSLGERDAAYIHNTIRFQRGLEIASRGLLLVGSRNRTAWALGAGALGVSKIIENMELGHNIMHGQWDWMNDPEIHSTTWEWDIVGTAEHWKQTHNYIHHKYTNIVGMDDDVGYGLLRVTRDQRWSPFFYGNVAYNTILALMFQWGVGIQHLELGKMAKGRDDRPETKRKIAKFAKKASRQLLKDYVLYPALSGPGWKSTAKANLVANGIRNVWTNAVIFCGHFPDGAEKFTKKAVEEETKAEWYLRQMLGSANITGGPVIDFMSGNLSYQIEHHIYPDMASNRLAEASIRVREVCRKYDLPYVAGPLPVQYLKTWRTIAKLSLPNHMLRDTADDAPETHSEQMFADLPKPLPATNGQRAGLKTALKHHRANRRARKVAA; encoded by the coding sequence ATGGCAATCACGGACATCCCGGAATTCGCACACCTCACCGAGGACGACATCGAGGCTCTCGGCACAGAGCTCGAGCAGATCCGCCAGGACATCATCGGCTCACTCGGCGAGCGAGACGCCGCCTATATCCACAACACAATCCGCTTCCAGCGCGGACTCGAGATCGCGTCCCGTGGACTACTGCTCGTGGGCTCGCGAAACCGCACAGCCTGGGCACTCGGAGCCGGCGCGCTGGGCGTGTCCAAGATCATCGAGAACATGGAGCTCGGCCACAACATCATGCACGGCCAGTGGGACTGGATGAACGATCCGGAGATCCACTCCACCACGTGGGAGTGGGACATCGTCGGGACGGCCGAGCACTGGAAGCAGACCCACAATTACATCCATCACAAGTACACGAACATCGTCGGCATGGACGACGACGTGGGGTACGGCCTCCTGCGGGTGACGCGTGACCAGCGCTGGTCGCCGTTCTTCTACGGAAACGTCGCCTACAACACGATTCTTGCGCTGATGTTCCAGTGGGGCGTCGGCATCCAGCACCTCGAGCTGGGCAAGATGGCCAAGGGTCGCGACGACCGCCCCGAGACCAAGCGCAAGATCGCGAAGTTCGCCAAGAAGGCGTCGCGCCAGCTACTCAAGGACTACGTCCTCTACCCGGCCCTGTCAGGCCCAGGGTGGAAATCCACTGCCAAGGCGAATCTCGTCGCGAACGGGATCCGCAACGTGTGGACGAACGCAGTGATCTTCTGCGGCCACTTCCCCGACGGCGCGGAGAAGTTCACCAAGAAGGCCGTGGAGGAGGAGACGAAAGCCGAGTGGTATCTGCGGCAGATGCTGGGCTCGGCCAACATCACTGGGGGACCGGTCATCGACTTCATGTCGGGAAACCTCTCGTACCAGATCGAGCACCACATCTACCCAGACATGGCGAGCAATCGTCTGGCAGAGGCGTCGATCCGCGTGCGTGAGGTGTGCCGCAAGTACGATCTTCCCTACGTCGCCGGCCCGCTGCCTGTGCAGTACCTCAAGACCTGGCGCACCATTGCCAAGCTGTCCCTGCCCAACCACATGCTCCGCGACACCGCTGACGATGCGCCGGAGACCCACTCCGAGCAGATGTTCGCCGACCTGCCCAAGCCCCTGCCGGCCACCAACGGCCAGCGGGCGGGCCTGAAGACCGCGCTCAAGCACCATCGTGCCAACCGGCGGGCCCGGAAGGTCGCCGCCTGA